The Georgenia sp. TF02-10 genome window below encodes:
- the lnt gene encoding apolipoprotein N-acyltransferase — MLTNLAFPDRGWWPLAYLGVALLLLALRRARMAQAWATGLVWGVAFFLPHVYWVIHATGSLVPWIALSMMQALYIAGFAAAWTVVARRAAWVGARPVVQACLAAVIWVAVEQLRASWPFGGFPWGMLAFSQTDAPLVRLAPYGGEVLVSAVVVFIGALMALVWTRRSHVAAAMGAAVVGLILALGPWLLPLDAGAEVGTLRVGAVQGNVPQLGAEWAVQAREVTANHTRGTRRLVESVGDRLDLVLWPESAADIDPRTDAAQAALVDAAARAAGAPVLLGTQRFPTGQDIRYNELVLWQEGGTVSGAYAKQHPVPFGEYMPYRDLFRRITPLVDRVSTDMAAGRGPGLMPIPVQRLSREVEAAVGICFEVAYAGLIREGVVGGGELIIIPTNNASFGYSPESTQQLVMSRFRAVEHGRATVQVSTVGVSGIILPDGDVVERTGLFTAEEMTATLPLRTSLTPAARLGTLPTVAVWVVAAVGVAAGVLSRRGRGHSAEGPASRRTATLREGRAREDLTAPVSLVTGQ; from the coding sequence GTGCTGACCAACCTGGCCTTTCCCGACCGTGGATGGTGGCCGTTGGCCTACCTGGGCGTCGCGCTGCTGCTGCTCGCGTTGCGCCGGGCGCGGATGGCGCAGGCCTGGGCGACCGGACTGGTGTGGGGTGTGGCGTTCTTCCTGCCGCACGTGTACTGGGTCATCCACGCGACCGGTTCACTCGTGCCGTGGATTGCGTTGAGCATGATGCAGGCGCTGTACATCGCGGGCTTCGCCGCCGCGTGGACGGTGGTGGCCCGGCGGGCGGCGTGGGTAGGGGCTCGCCCCGTGGTGCAGGCGTGCCTGGCGGCCGTCATCTGGGTTGCCGTCGAGCAGCTTCGCGCCTCGTGGCCGTTTGGTGGCTTCCCGTGGGGGATGCTGGCCTTCTCCCAGACCGACGCGCCGCTGGTGCGGCTGGCTCCTTACGGTGGGGAGGTCCTCGTCTCGGCCGTGGTGGTGTTCATCGGCGCGCTGATGGCGTTGGTGTGGACGCGCCGATCCCACGTTGCAGCTGCCATGGGCGCTGCGGTGGTGGGGCTCATCTTGGCTCTGGGGCCGTGGCTGTTGCCGCTGGATGCTGGAGCGGAGGTGGGGACCCTTCGGGTGGGCGCGGTCCAGGGCAATGTTCCCCAGCTGGGAGCCGAGTGGGCGGTGCAGGCCCGGGAGGTCACGGCGAACCACACCCGGGGCACGCGCAGGCTGGTCGAAAGCGTGGGGGACCGGCTGGACCTGGTGCTGTGGCCGGAGAGTGCCGCGGACATCGACCCGCGTACCGACGCCGCGCAGGCGGCACTGGTGGACGCGGCCGCCAGAGCGGCGGGTGCCCCGGTCCTGCTGGGCACGCAGCGGTTCCCGACCGGCCAGGACATCCGTTACAACGAGCTGGTGTTGTGGCAGGAAGGGGGGACTGTCAGCGGCGCCTACGCCAAGCAGCACCCGGTTCCCTTCGGGGAGTACATGCCCTACCGGGATCTGTTCCGGCGGATCACCCCGCTGGTGGACCGGGTTTCTACCGACATGGCCGCGGGGCGGGGCCCGGGGCTCATGCCCATCCCGGTCCAGCGGCTGTCACGTGAGGTCGAAGCGGCGGTGGGCATCTGTTTCGAGGTCGCCTACGCCGGACTGATCCGTGAGGGCGTGGTGGGGGGTGGGGAGCTCATCATCATCCCGACGAACAACGCCTCCTTCGGGTACTCCCCGGAGTCGACCCAGCAGCTGGTGATGTCACGCTTTCGTGCGGTGGAGCACGGGCGGGCGACGGTCCAGGTCTCCACGGTCGGTGTCAGCGGCATCATCCTGCCCGATGGAGACGTTGTTGAGCGCACGGGACTGTTCACGGCGGAGGAGATGACTGCCACCCTCCCGCTGCGCACGTCCCTCACCCCAGCTGCCCGGCTCGGCACCCTGCCCACCGTCGCCGTCTGGGTCGTGGCTGCTGTGGGGGTGGCTGCCGGCGTCCTGAGCCGTCGGGGCCGCGGCCACAGCGCCGAAGGTCCGGCCAGTCGGCGCACAGCGACCCTCCGCGAGGGCCGCGCGCGAGAAGACCTCACGGCCCCCGTCAGCCTCGTCACCGGACAGTGA
- a CDS encoding cation-translocating P-type ATPase: MTNSHTTVLEVGGLHWATSEPVIEKTLLGRPGVLAVQASAASQSATVTYDPDTTSVAQLVSWVNDCGYHCTGQSVPDHVCHPMAEAAPADTHDAHARHDAHEGHGEHSSHVGHEAHAGHAGHGDDEEVDRSAQAVMGHGGHHGGGSMEDMARDMRNRFLVALVLAIPITIWSPLGRDVLGLDPPLAFGLRDDVFTLILSLPVVFYSAWIFFDGAYRALRAKTLDMMVLVAVAVGAGWLYSLVVTLTGGGEVFYEAVTVLTTFVLLGHWLEMRARGGANDAVRTLLQLAPSQAVVIRDGQPVEVPTAEVVVGDLLLVRPGSKIPTDAVVEEGESEVDESMVTGESMPVAKAPGAEVIGASINTTGTLRARATKVGADTALAQIVKMVQEAQNSKAPGQRLADRAAFWLVFVALIGGTLTFTVWMLAGAGVPTAMLFAITVVVVTCPDALGLATPMAIMVGTGLGAQRGVLFKNATALEGTAKIDTVVMDKTGTLTKGEPEVTDVITAGMSEEEMLALVAAVERESEHPLARAIDSHAAARGVPVLSVSEFLNVPGHGATATVDGRRVLAGNLRLMTRENIDLGDLAQRRDELAASGRTAVLVAVDGRAVGVIALADAARDTAAAAVAALHESGIEVAMLTGDNEATARRIAEQLGIDTVIAEVLPGDKAQKITELQQAGKTVAMVGDGVNDAPALAKADIGIAIGAGTDVAIETADIVLMRSDPLDVSVALRIGRGTVRKERQNLAWAIGYNAIALPIAAGVFYPAFGLMLRPEIAALTMSGSTVIVTLNALLLKRLRLPAQQTPGAPQRAVPEPTTPVPAGTR; this comes from the coding sequence CACTGGGCCACCTCCGAGCCCGTCATCGAGAAGACGCTGCTGGGCCGCCCCGGGGTGCTCGCCGTCCAGGCCAGCGCCGCCTCCCAGAGCGCGACCGTCACCTACGACCCGGACACGACGTCGGTGGCCCAGCTGGTGAGCTGGGTCAACGACTGCGGCTACCACTGCACCGGGCAGTCCGTGCCCGACCACGTGTGCCACCCGATGGCCGAAGCGGCCCCCGCCGACACCCACGACGCGCACGCCAGGCACGACGCCCACGAGGGCCATGGCGAGCACAGCAGCCACGTCGGGCACGAGGCGCACGCCGGGCACGCGGGCCACGGGGACGATGAGGAGGTGGACCGCTCCGCGCAGGCGGTGATGGGCCACGGCGGGCACCACGGCGGCGGATCGATGGAGGACATGGCCCGCGACATGCGCAACCGGTTCCTGGTCGCCCTGGTCCTGGCCATCCCCATCACGATCTGGTCCCCGCTCGGACGTGATGTCCTGGGGCTGGACCCGCCGCTGGCGTTCGGGCTGCGCGACGACGTCTTCACCCTGATCCTGTCGCTGCCGGTGGTCTTCTACTCGGCGTGGATCTTCTTTGACGGCGCCTACCGGGCACTGCGGGCCAAGACGCTGGACATGATGGTCCTGGTGGCGGTCGCCGTGGGCGCGGGGTGGCTCTACAGCCTGGTCGTCACCCTCACCGGCGGCGGGGAGGTCTTCTACGAGGCGGTCACCGTGCTGACCACCTTCGTGCTCCTGGGGCACTGGCTGGAGATGCGGGCCCGAGGTGGGGCGAACGACGCGGTCCGCACGTTGCTGCAGCTGGCCCCCTCCCAAGCCGTCGTGATCCGCGACGGCCAGCCGGTGGAGGTGCCGACGGCCGAGGTCGTCGTCGGTGACCTGCTGCTGGTGCGGCCCGGGTCGAAGATCCCGACCGACGCGGTGGTGGAGGAGGGTGAGTCCGAGGTCGATGAGTCGATGGTCACCGGGGAGTCCATGCCGGTGGCCAAGGCCCCCGGCGCGGAGGTGATCGGCGCGTCGATCAACACCACCGGAACCTTGCGGGCCCGGGCGACGAAAGTCGGGGCGGACACCGCGCTGGCGCAGATCGTCAAGATGGTCCAAGAGGCCCAGAACTCCAAGGCCCCCGGTCAGCGCCTGGCCGACCGGGCTGCGTTCTGGCTGGTGTTCGTCGCCCTCATCGGCGGCACCCTGACGTTCACCGTGTGGATGCTCGCCGGCGCCGGGGTGCCGACGGCGATGCTGTTCGCGATCACCGTGGTGGTCGTCACCTGCCCCGACGCCCTGGGATTGGCAACTCCGATGGCGATCATGGTCGGCACCGGGCTGGGCGCCCAGCGGGGCGTGCTGTTCAAGAACGCCACTGCCCTGGAGGGCACGGCGAAGATCGACACGGTGGTGATGGACAAGACCGGCACGCTGACCAAGGGCGAACCGGAGGTCACCGACGTCATCACGGCCGGCATGAGCGAGGAGGAGATGCTGGCCCTGGTCGCCGCCGTCGAGCGTGAGTCTGAGCATCCACTAGCCCGGGCCATCGACAGCCATGCCGCTGCGCGCGGCGTGCCGGTGCTCAGCGTGAGCGAGTTCCTCAACGTTCCAGGGCACGGCGCCACGGCCACGGTGGACGGTCGCCGGGTCCTGGCGGGCAACCTACGCCTCATGACCAGGGAGAACATCGACCTCGGCGACCTGGCCCAACGGCGCGACGAGCTGGCCGCCTCCGGGCGCACCGCGGTGCTGGTCGCCGTGGACGGCCGCGCGGTGGGTGTCATCGCGCTGGCCGACGCGGCCCGGGACACGGCCGCCGCGGCCGTCGCGGCCCTGCACGAGTCCGGGATCGAGGTCGCCATGCTCACCGGCGACAACGAGGCCACCGCCCGGCGCATCGCCGAACAGCTCGGCATCGACACGGTCATCGCCGAGGTCCTGCCCGGGGACAAGGCCCAGAAGATCACCGAGCTGCAGCAGGCCGGCAAGACGGTGGCGATGGTCGGGGACGGCGTCAACGACGCCCCGGCCCTCGCCAAGGCAGACATCGGCATCGCGATCGGGGCCGGGACGGACGTGGCGATCGAGACCGCGGACATCGTCCTGATGCGCTCCGACCCGTTGGACGTCTCCGTCGCGCTGCGCATCGGCAGGGGCACGGTGCGCAAGGAGCGCCAGAACCTGGCCTGGGCGATCGGCTACAACGCCATCGCACTGCCCATCGCGGCGGGGGTGTTCTACCCCGCCTTCGGTCTGATGCTGCGCCCGGAGATCGCGGCCCTGACAATGTCAGGTTCCACGGTCATCGTCACGCTCAACGCCCTGCTGCTCAAGCGGCTCCGGCTGCCCGCCCAGCAAACCCCGGGCGCGCCCCAGCGCGCGGTCCCGGAGCCGACCACACCGGTCCCGGCCGGGACCCGCTGA
- a CDS encoding DUF2933 domain-containing protein, with the protein MNHSGSGHLKGMVLLMGGLFIAMRVFGVSTGDALVYAAVLACPLMMVMMMFGGHGGHGDPRTSQEAPPLDDVLPHSTGDHTDRGHRH; encoded by the coding sequence GTGAACCACAGCGGCAGCGGGCACCTCAAGGGAATGGTCCTGCTCATGGGCGGACTGTTCATAGCCATGCGGGTCTTTGGTGTGTCGACAGGGGACGCGCTCGTGTACGCGGCCGTGCTGGCCTGCCCTCTGATGATGGTCATGATGATGTTCGGTGGCCATGGAGGACATGGCGATCCGCGGACCTCGCAAGAGGCGCCGCCCTTGGACGATGTGCTTCCCCACAGCACCGGTGACCACACCGACCGTGGACACCGGCACTGA
- a CDS encoding beta-phosphoglucomutase family hydrolase → MTHATTHPSPSPAAPAPTGAVPPQEAVIFDLDGVVTDTATLHAQAWRQLFAEVLTDPRAGGPGAHAPFDEVSDYRRYVDGRSRQDGLAAFLTARGIDLPAGTPQDPAGAWTVHGLATRKNELYLDLLTEDGIKAFPGTVDLLDRLRAGGVPVALVTASRNTSELLGAAGLAEAFDVVVDGERAAELGLPGKPDPAMFLRAAAELGVDPARVAVVEDAVAGVQAARAGGFGLVAGVARGGQRVELEAAGAHLVVEDVAQLDLGALRADPWTLVYAGFDPAHEGHREALTTLGNGYLGTRGTAPERPADGVHYPGTYLAGVYNRLLSTVHGRQMEDEHLVNAPNWLVLDLAAADAQPWWSAGGLTVSGERRELDLRRSVLTRTAILTDPAGRRLRLRQRRLVSMTRPHLAALETTVVPDGWSGILRVRSGIDAGVVNANVAEYAALADRHLRTTGAENTGPGTLLVEVETVQSQVRIATATRTTVNGVTPEADFESDNELHSLVLDVPVTDGQPVTIDKVAAVYTSKDPAIASPRLAALGELAAAPPRFDGLLAGHTAAWERLWDRLGIELKADTQTRLVLNLHVFHLLQTLSTHTAELDAGVPARGLHGEGYRGHVFWDELFVLPVLTTHLPQVSRGLLDYRWRRLDAARRAAAQAGLPGAMFPWQSGSDGREETPDMLFNTRSGRWMPDNSHRQRHVGLAIAYNAWEYYQATGDLSWLTRRGADLIIEVARLFTALATHDPSTDRFHISGVMGPDEYHDGYPDAPGQGLVDNAYTNVLTAWVCQRALDVLQAVAGQECDDLHARLDIAPEEPTTWEHLSRRLTVPFLPEGLIAQFAGYDDLAELDWDHYRRTYANIGRLDLILEAEGDATNRYKLAKQADVLMLIYLLGPDGLLNMLERLGYPTTRQTLARTVDYYLARTAHGSTLSRVVHASVLARLDPARGWATFREALAADLDDTQGGTTQEGIHLGAMAGTIDILIRSFAGLHTRDPTVVLDPALPAGLPAMRFRVQHRSQRLHITLDETTLTVTAEPCAANPHIRLRVGEHEAALPAGTTRRFCADPGVVVTGLFGLCE, encoded by the coding sequence GTGACGCACGCGACGACCCACCCGAGCCCGTCCCCGGCGGCGCCTGCCCCCACCGGGGCGGTCCCCCCGCAGGAGGCGGTGATCTTCGACCTGGACGGGGTGGTGACCGACACCGCCACGCTGCACGCGCAGGCGTGGCGGCAGCTCTTCGCGGAGGTGCTCACCGACCCACGTGCGGGCGGACCGGGCGCCCACGCTCCGTTCGACGAGGTGAGCGACTACCGCCGCTACGTCGACGGACGCTCCCGCCAGGACGGGCTGGCCGCCTTCCTCACCGCCCGCGGGATCGACCTGCCCGCAGGAACACCGCAGGACCCTGCCGGGGCATGGACGGTGCACGGGCTGGCCACCCGGAAGAACGAGCTCTACCTCGACCTGCTCACCGAGGACGGCATCAAGGCCTTTCCCGGCACCGTGGACCTGCTTGACCGGCTGCGGGCCGGTGGGGTGCCGGTCGCGTTGGTCACCGCCAGCCGCAACACCAGCGAACTTCTGGGGGCCGCTGGCCTGGCCGAAGCCTTTGACGTGGTCGTGGACGGGGAGCGTGCCGCCGAGCTGGGCCTGCCCGGGAAGCCCGATCCGGCGATGTTCCTGAGGGCAGCCGCCGAGCTGGGCGTGGACCCGGCTCGGGTCGCGGTGGTGGAGGACGCCGTCGCCGGTGTCCAGGCGGCCCGCGCCGGCGGGTTCGGCCTGGTCGCGGGCGTGGCCCGGGGCGGGCAGCGGGTCGAGCTGGAGGCCGCCGGGGCCCACTTGGTGGTCGAGGACGTCGCCCAGCTGGACCTGGGTGCGCTGCGCGCCGACCCCTGGACGCTGGTCTATGCGGGGTTCGACCCCGCCCACGAGGGCCACCGTGAGGCGCTGACCACGCTGGGCAACGGCTATCTGGGCACCCGGGGCACGGCCCCGGAGCGTCCCGCCGACGGGGTGCACTATCCGGGCACTTACCTGGCCGGTGTCTACAACCGGCTCCTCTCCACGGTCCATGGCCGCCAGATGGAGGACGAGCACCTGGTCAACGCCCCCAACTGGCTGGTCCTGGACCTCGCCGCCGCGGACGCGCAGCCGTGGTGGTCCGCCGGCGGCCTCACCGTGTCCGGGGAGCGACGTGAGCTGGATCTGCGCCGTAGTGTGCTCACCCGCACCGCGATACTGACCGACCCGGCCGGGCGGCGGCTGCGGCTGCGGCAGCGGCGCCTGGTCTCCATGACCCGGCCGCACCTGGCGGCGCTGGAGACGACCGTGGTCCCCGACGGCTGGAGCGGGATCCTGCGGGTGCGCTCCGGCATCGACGCCGGGGTGGTCAACGCCAATGTCGCCGAGTACGCCGCGCTGGCCGACCGTCACCTGCGCACCACGGGCGCCGAGAACACCGGGCCGGGCACGCTGCTGGTGGAGGTGGAGACCGTCCAGAGCCAGGTCCGCATCGCCACCGCGACCCGCACCACCGTCAACGGAGTCACCCCGGAGGCAGACTTCGAGTCCGACAACGAGCTTCACTCCCTGGTGCTCGACGTGCCGGTCACAGACGGTCAACCGGTCACCATCGACAAGGTCGCTGCCGTGTACACCTCCAAGGACCCGGCGATCGCCTCGCCCCGGCTGGCGGCCCTGGGCGAGCTGGCCGCCGCCCCACCACGCTTCGACGGCCTCCTCGCCGGGCACACGGCGGCGTGGGAGCGGCTGTGGGACCGCTTGGGGATAGAACTGAAAGCCGACACCCAGACCCGGCTGGTGCTCAACCTGCACGTCTTCCACCTGCTCCAGACCCTGTCCACCCACACCGCCGAGCTGGACGCCGGCGTGCCCGCCCGCGGCCTGCACGGAGAGGGATACCGCGGGCACGTGTTCTGGGACGAGCTGTTCGTCCTGCCGGTGCTCACCACCCACCTGCCACAGGTCAGCCGCGGACTCCTGGACTACCGGTGGCGTCGCCTGGACGCGGCCCGCCGCGCCGCGGCACAGGCGGGACTGCCCGGGGCGATGTTCCCCTGGCAGTCCGGCAGCGACGGGCGGGAGGAAACCCCCGACATGCTGTTCAACACCCGCTCCGGACGGTGGATGCCGGACAACTCCCACCGCCAGCGCCACGTCGGCCTCGCCATCGCCTACAACGCCTGGGAGTACTACCAGGCCACCGGCGACCTCAGCTGGCTCACCCGGCGCGGCGCGGACCTGATCATCGAGGTCGCGCGGCTCTTCACCGCCCTGGCCACGCACGACCCCAGCACCGACCGCTTCCACATCAGCGGCGTGATGGGACCCGATGAGTACCACGACGGCTACCCCGACGCACCGGGCCAGGGCCTGGTCGACAACGCCTACACCAACGTCCTGACCGCATGGGTATGCCAGCGGGCACTGGACGTCCTCCAGGCCGTGGCCGGGCAGGAGTGCGACGACCTGCACGCCCGCCTCGACATCGCCCCCGAGGAGCCCACCACCTGGGAGCACCTCAGCCGGCGCCTGACCGTGCCGTTCCTCCCCGAGGGCCTCATCGCCCAGTTCGCCGGCTACGACGACCTCGCCGAGCTGGACTGGGACCACTACCGGCGCACCTACGCCAACATCGGGCGCCTGGACCTCATCCTGGAGGCCGAAGGCGACGCCACCAACCGGTACAAGCTCGCCAAACAGGCCGACGTCCTCATGCTCATCTACCTCCTGGGACCCGACGGACTGCTGAACATGCTCGAGCGCCTCGGCTACCCCACCACCCGCCAGACGCTGGCCCGGACCGTGGACTACTACCTCGCGCGCACCGCGCACGGCTCCACCCTCAGCCGAGTCGTGCACGCCTCGGTCCTGGCCCGCCTGGACCCCGCCCGCGGCTGGGCCACCTTCCGCGAGGCCCTGGCCGCGGACCTGGACGACACCCAGGGCGGCACCACCCAAGAGGGCATCCACCTCGGCGCCATGGCCGGCACCATCGACATCCTCATTCGGTCCTTCGCCGGCCTACACACCCGGGACCCCACCGTTGTCCTGGACCCCGCACTACCGGCCGGGCTGCCCGCCATGCGCTTCCGCGTCCAGCACCGCAGCCAACGCCTCCACATCACCCTCGACGAGACCACCCTCACCGTCACCGCCGAGCCGTGCGCGGCCAACCCACACATCCGCCTGCGAGTCGGGGAGCACGAAGCCGCCCTACCAGCCGGCACCACCCGGCGCTTCTGTGCGGACCCGGGCGTCGTAGTGACTGGGCTGTTCGGCCTATGTGAATAG
- a CDS encoding glucose-6-phosphate dehydrogenase, which produces MVVVLFGATGDLARRMVMPALVELHERGLLPQRWRLIGCATDRWDDEAFRARLRDSLLSSELGLPEDWDQVCLRVGYAGGGFTDDDPGALPEVLARARRELAAEGGGEPLVVHFLAVPPAAYPVITRGLGRHGLAAGARVVFEKPYGRSLADFESLDALVKTVLTEEQVFRIDHFLGKQAVQGIYALRFANRLFGSQWDAHGIEQVQIDVPEDLDVAQRAVFYDATGAALDMLVTHLFHVASQVAMDPPADVAEPESIVAARDAVIGAFRPLDPVRDVVLGQFEGYTDIAGVVAGSRQDTFVAARLWIDTDRWRGVPFVLRTGKRMARKAQRITLIMRPSQGPLGAALTGRNTIEIDFSGPGAFAVGVTVNTPGPGRALSFAHTELDLAEVPGGEPISAYASLLLDVLVGDRSLFTTSHCLRAAFTAFAPVQGPQRPSPLPYPVGSWGPQEAERLTAGHGWMLERRAR; this is translated from the coding sequence GTGGTCGTGGTCCTGTTCGGTGCCACTGGTGACCTGGCCCGCCGCATGGTGATGCCGGCCCTGGTGGAGCTGCACGAGCGCGGATTGCTGCCCCAGCGGTGGCGCTTGATCGGCTGCGCCACAGACCGGTGGGACGACGAGGCCTTCCGGGCCCGGCTGAGGGACTCCCTGCTGAGCAGCGAGCTGGGCCTGCCCGAGGACTGGGACCAGGTGTGCCTGCGGGTCGGCTACGCGGGCGGGGGGTTCACCGATGACGATCCCGGTGCACTGCCTGAGGTTCTGGCCCGCGCGCGGCGTGAGCTAGCGGCCGAGGGCGGTGGTGAGCCGCTGGTCGTGCACTTTCTGGCCGTGCCCCCGGCGGCGTATCCGGTGATTACCCGGGGGCTGGGACGCCATGGCTTGGCGGCGGGCGCCCGGGTGGTGTTCGAGAAACCCTACGGCAGGTCGCTGGCGGACTTTGAGTCGTTGGACGCGCTGGTGAAGACGGTGCTCACCGAGGAGCAGGTCTTCCGCATCGACCATTTCCTCGGCAAGCAGGCGGTGCAGGGGATCTACGCGTTGCGCTTCGCGAACCGGCTGTTCGGTTCGCAATGGGACGCCCACGGGATCGAGCAGGTACAGATCGACGTGCCCGAGGACCTCGACGTCGCCCAGCGGGCTGTGTTCTACGACGCCACCGGCGCGGCGCTGGACATGCTGGTCACCCATCTGTTCCACGTGGCCAGCCAGGTGGCGATGGATCCGCCGGCGGACGTGGCGGAGCCGGAGTCGATTGTGGCCGCCCGGGATGCGGTCATCGGGGCGTTCCGGCCACTGGATCCGGTCAGGGACGTCGTGCTGGGGCAGTTCGAGGGCTATACCGATATCGCCGGGGTGGTGGCTGGTTCCAGGCAGGACACGTTTGTCGCTGCCCGGTTGTGGATCGACACCGATCGGTGGCGGGGCGTCCCGTTCGTGCTGCGCACCGGCAAGCGCATGGCTCGCAAGGCCCAGCGAATCACCTTGATCATGCGTCCGTCCCAGGGTCCTTTGGGCGCGGCGCTCACTGGGCGCAACACGATCGAGATCGACTTCAGTGGCCCTGGGGCCTTTGCTGTGGGTGTCACCGTCAACACCCCGGGACCGGGCCGGGCGTTGAGCTTCGCGCACACCGAGCTCGACTTGGCCGAGGTGCCGGGCGGGGAGCCGATCTCCGCCTACGCCTCCTTGCTCCTCGACGTCCTGGTCGGGGACCGTTCGCTGTTCACCACCTCCCATTGCCTGCGGGCGGCCTTCACCGCCTTCGCGCCGGTGCAGGGTCCCCAGCGCCCGTCCCCGTTGCCTTATCCGGTCGGCTCGTGGGGGCCGCAGGAGGCTGAGCGTCTCACGGCCGGGCACGGGTGGATGCTCGAGCGCCGGGCTCGCTGA
- a CDS encoding DoxX family protein has protein sequence MFAEDIVTRAGARVALAVGRLLIGWIFLWAFIDKLFGLGFSTQPEAAWIRGGTPAQGYIGGIEEPLAGIFQPLFLNPFGDWLFMVGLAGLGLALMLGVGLKIAAVTGTLLLGFMWLSQFPPVVGGTNPITTSHWVEAALVIISALTLAGDTWGLGRWWAGKVGNSWLR, from the coding sequence ATGTTCGCCGAGGACATCGTCACCCGCGCCGGTGCCCGGGTGGCCCTCGCCGTAGGACGGCTGCTCATCGGTTGGATATTTCTCTGGGCCTTCATCGACAAACTCTTCGGACTGGGGTTTTCCACCCAACCGGAGGCGGCGTGGATCCGCGGGGGCACCCCCGCTCAAGGCTACATCGGCGGGATCGAGGAACCCCTCGCCGGCATCTTCCAGCCGCTGTTCCTCAATCCCTTCGGAGACTGGCTGTTCATGGTCGGGCTAGCCGGCCTCGGTCTCGCCCTCATGCTCGGGGTGGGCCTGAAGATCGCCGCCGTCACCGGCACCCTGCTACTTGGTTTCATGTGGCTCTCGCAGTTTCCGCCAGTGGTAGGCGGAACTAACCCGATCACCACGTCTCACTGGGTTGAGGCTGCACTGGTGATCATCTCGGCCCTCACCCTGGCCGGTGATACCTGGGGGCTGGGTCGCTGGTGGGCCGGCAAGGTCGGTAACAGCTGGCTGCGCTGA
- a CDS encoding YHS domain-containing protein has protein sequence MDHGQEDHGGGGCCGGGGHGHGHHGVVAGPGEQLVTCAVRGTAQVKSQAEASGLMRDFEGERYYFCCGHCAELFDANPHAYTTAA, from the coding sequence ATGGACCACGGTCAGGAGGATCATGGCGGCGGCGGGTGTTGTGGTGGCGGGGGCCACGGGCACGGTCACCACGGCGTCGTCGCCGGCCCGGGTGAGCAGCTGGTCACCTGCGCGGTGAGGGGCACCGCGCAGGTGAAGTCCCAGGCGGAGGCGAGCGGGCTCATGCGGGACTTCGAGGGCGAGCGCTACTACTTCTGCTGCGGGCACTGCGCCGAGCTCTTCGACGCCAACCCGCACGCGTACACCACGGCGGCCTGA
- a CDS encoding DMT family transporter has product MLWITAAWGACFVVIQWGLRDAPLLWYAALRALVAGVALLALGAIQHRPSPRGARAWGLVTVLGLVNVTLAFATMFAGVAGGATGTAAVLANAQPLLILLPAWWLYGERLSPRTAAALVVGFAGLVLVAVPGGGGSGATLSLLSAVAVTAGTLLSRRLAGLDLVTATGWHLLIGGLALVIVAAAAEGAPVITWTPRFVVSLAFLGLVGTAATTVAWFAEARRSRLDTLTTWTFLTPVLGIALAAVLLGERPGGWTAAGLLAVMVAMWITLRSPRRTTTPAPATGPTDEGSAQDPGPGTSRSRRMATAPVLPTEGEP; this is encoded by the coding sequence ATGCTGTGGATCACCGCGGCCTGGGGGGCGTGCTTCGTCGTAATCCAGTGGGGCCTGCGCGACGCCCCGCTGCTGTGGTACGCCGCGCTGCGTGCCCTGGTGGCCGGCGTCGCCCTGCTGGCGCTGGGAGCCATCCAGCACCGCCCGTCCCCCCGCGGCGCACGTGCATGGGGCCTGGTCACGGTCCTCGGGCTGGTCAACGTCACCCTCGCCTTCGCCACCATGTTCGCCGGGGTCGCCGGCGGCGCGACGGGCACCGCCGCGGTGCTGGCCAACGCCCAGCCGCTGCTGATCCTCCTGCCGGCCTGGTGGCTCTACGGCGAGCGGCTCTCCCCCCGGACCGCTGCCGCCCTGGTCGTCGGCTTCGCCGGGCTCGTCCTGGTCGCGGTGCCCGGTGGCGGGGGCAGCGGCGCGACCCTGTCGCTGCTCTCGGCGGTGGCCGTGACCGCCGGTACGCTGCTGTCCCGCCGCCTGGCCGGGCTGGACCTGGTCACGGCCACCGGCTGGCACCTGCTCATCGGCGGGCTGGCCCTGGTGATCGTCGCCGCGGCCGCGGAGGGCGCGCCGGTGATCACCTGGACCCCCCGCTTCGTCGTGTCGCTGGCGTTCCTCGGGCTGGTGGGCACCGCGGCGACCACGGTGGCGTGGTTCGCCGAGGCCCGCCGCAGCCGCCTGGACACCCTGACCACCTGGACCTTCCTCACCCCCGTCCTGGGCATCGCGCTGGCCGCCGTCCTGCTGGGTGAGCGCCCGGGCGGGTGGACCGCCGCCGGGCTCCTCGCCGTCATGGTCGCCATGTGGATCACCTTGCGGTCACCACGCCGGACCACCACCCCAGCGCCGGCGACCGGGCCAACCGACGAGGGCTCCGCCCAGGACCCGGGGCCGGGCACGTCCCGCAGCCGCCGGATGGCCACCGCACCTGTCTTGCCGACCGAAGGAGAACCGTGA